The Equus asinus isolate D_3611 breed Donkey chromosome 15, EquAss-T2T_v2, whole genome shotgun sequence genome includes a window with the following:
- the LOC106843014 gene encoding antileukoproteinase-like, whose translation MKPSRLMTFVVLLALGILTSWAVEGASKEKAKHGVCPFVPPTICFVYEPPECQSDWQCPKKQKCCRALCGIKCVEPEDPSKPVKVNPGKCPVVTGRCKTPNPTDYCLNDGHCLFGDKCCKGVCGKSCVKPVKDLPLPAQKD comes from the exons ATGAAGCCCAGCCGCCTCATGACCTTCGTGGTTCTCCTTGCCCTGGGAATCCTGACATCCTGGGCTGTGGAAGGTGCTAGCAAAG AAAAAGCTAAGCATGGAGTCTGCCCCTTCGTTCCCCCTACGATATGCTTTGTATATGAACCCCCTGAATGCCAGAGTGACTGGCAGTGTCCAAAGAAGCAGAAATGCTGTCGTGCCCTTTGTGGCATCAAATGCGTGGAACCTGAAGATCCATCAAAGCCAG TTAAGGTAAACCCTGGGAAGTGTCCAGTGGTCACTGGCCGGTGTAAGACGCCCAACCCCACAGACTACTGCCTGAATGACGGCCATTGCTTGTTCGGTGACAAGTGCTGCAAGGGGGTGTGTGGGAAATCATGTGTCAAGCCAGTGAAAG